From the genome of Scytonema hofmannii PCC 7110, one region includes:
- the carA gene encoding glutamine-hydrolyzing carbamoyl-phosphate synthase small subunit produces MPLSDAIPAILVLADGTTYRGWSFGATKTTIGEVVFNTGMTGYQEVLTDPSYCGQIVLFTYPELGNTGVNPEDEESNRPQVRGAIARNICHRPSNWRSTQSLPNYLKQHEIPGIYGIDTRALTRKIRMFGAMNGGISTNILDEAELLEQVQASPNMKGLNLVREVTTSDIYEWSEPTNSVWEYNDVSGVNSGEIFTVVALDFGVKRNILRRLASYGCRVIVVPANTPPEEILKYNPDGIFLSNGPGDPAAVSEGIETTKVLLGAQKPMFGICLGHQIIGHALGAETFKLKFGHRGLNQPAGLQQRVEITSQNHSFAIEPDSLPKAVMEVSHFNLNDGTIAGVRHKSLPIFSVQYHPEASPGPHDADYLFEQFVQQMRLSR; encoded by the coding sequence ATGCCCCTATCTGACGCAATACCCGCTATTCTTGTTTTGGCAGATGGAACGACCTATCGCGGTTGGTCATTTGGTGCCACTAAAACCACAATTGGCGAGGTGGTATTTAATACTGGTATGACAGGATATCAAGAAGTGCTGACCGATCCCAGTTATTGCGGTCAGATAGTCTTGTTTACTTACCCCGAATTGGGAAACACTGGTGTTAATCCAGAGGATGAGGAATCAAATAGACCCCAAGTACGGGGTGCGATCGCCCGAAATATTTGTCACCGTCCAAGTAACTGGCGATCGACACAATCTTTACCCAATTACCTCAAACAACACGAAATACCGGGTATTTATGGAATTGATACTCGGGCATTGACTCGCAAAATTCGGATGTTTGGAGCTATGAACGGTGGTATTTCGACCAACATTCTTGATGAGGCTGAGTTGTTAGAACAGGTACAAGCTTCCCCCAACATGAAGGGGTTGAATCTTGTTCGAGAAGTCACCACATCAGATATATATGAATGGTCGGAACCAACAAACTCTGTTTGGGAATATAACGATGTATCCGGGGTTAACAGTGGAGAAATATTTACTGTTGTTGCTCTTGACTTTGGTGTGAAACGCAACATTTTGCGTCGATTAGCCAGTTATGGCTGTCGAGTGATCGTCGTTCCCGCCAATACCCCGCCTGAGGAGATACTAAAATACAACCCGGATGGGATCTTTCTTTCCAACGGTCCTGGAGATCCAGCCGCCGTTAGCGAAGGCATTGAAACCACAAAGGTACTTCTTGGGGCGCAAAAACCCATGTTTGGGATCTGCTTGGGACATCAAATTATAGGTCATGCCCTCGGCGCTGAGACTTTTAAGCTGAAATTTGGTCATAGGGGCTTAAATCAGCCAGCAGGTTTACAACAACGAGTAGAAATTACCAGCCAAAATCACAGTTTTGCGATCGAGCCAGATTCTTTACCAAAGGCTGTTATGGAAGTTAGTCATTTTAACCTTAACGATGGCACCATCGCTGGAGTTCGTCATA